From the genome of Acidihalobacter aeolianus:
GACCATCCTCTGCGCCCGATCCGGCGGATGGTCGATCAAGCGCTCAAAGAACTCGACGCTGACTTCGATGCGCTGTATGCCCATATGGGCCGTGACTCGATCCCGCCGGAGAAGCTGCTGCGCGCGCAACTGTTGATGGCGTTCTACACCATCCGCAGCGAACGCCTGTTGGTCGAACAGATCGACTACAACCTGCTGTTTCGCTGGTTTGTGGGCTTTTCCATGGACGATCCGGTCTGGCACCACTCCACGTTTACCAAGAACCGTGACCGCCTGCTTGCAGGCGATGTGGCCCGCACCTTCTTCGCCCGGGTGCTGGATCAGGCCCGTGCGGCCGATCTGCTGTCTAGCGAACACTTCAGCGTCGATGGCACGTTGATCGAAGCGCTGGCCTCGCACAAGAGCTACCGGCCCCGGGACGAGGACGCGCCGCCGAGCGGTGGCGGGCGCAATCCCACGGTGGACTTTCGCGGGCAGAAGCGGTGTCGGGAAACGCACGTCTCCAGGACCGACCCGGATGCCTTGCTGTATCGCAAGAGCGAAGGCACGACCGCCAAGCTCAGCTACCTCGGACACCTGCTGATGGAAAACCGCCACGGCCTGATCGTCGAGTCGCAGACGAGCCAGGCCACCGGCACGGCCGAGCGCGAGGCCGGTGTCGAGCTTGTCGACGCGCTCGGCGGGAGCCACCGGATCACGCTGGGCGCGGACAAGAACTATGACACGCAAGGCTTTGTGGCGGCGATGCGTGGACGAAACGTCACGCCGCATGTGGCTCAGAACACGGCCGGGCGCCGCTCGGCCATCGACGGGCGCACCATCGGCCATCCCGGTTACCGAACCAGCCTGACGATCCGCAAGCGGATCGAAGAATGCTTCGGTTGGCTCAAGACCATTGCGGGTCTGCGCAAAAGTCGGTTTGTCGGACGCGAGAAACTGGATTTCCAGTTTGTGCTCAGCGCGGCGGCCTACAACCTGGTGCGGATGCGCAATCTGGGACTGGCAGCATGTTGAAGGCACACATCAAGGGATCGGTGCGCCCAGAGATCGGGATTTGGGCTGTTTTCGGGAAAAATCAGGCCCCAGATCCGAAGGGGCACGTCGCCAATGGACCCTGATCAACATGATAACCGCTAAATCGGGGGAATTTTCAACAGCCTGCTAAAGCCGCCTCAACGCGCAGGCGCTTGAGTTTCGAAAAGGTTCCGGCACGCACACCGGCCTTTGCCACGTTGACGCTGGCCGTAAGGGCTGTCAGTTGACTGCCCAGAGCCGCAAGTCTGCCATCCAGGGCCTGCAGGTCGCGGTAGAGCGCTGCGCCGTTCAGCAACGCATGCAGCCGGGCATCGTCTGCGTTCCAGCGTGCCGCCTGCGCACCGGCTCTTGCGGCGTCCACTTCGGCCGCGATTTTCAGGCTGAAGTCCAGCGGCAGACTCACGTTGACGCCATAACCGAATTGATCGCTGGCGAAGGGATAGTTGGCAACATTGGGCGGGTAGGTGATCGGCCGGGTCAGACGCGGATCGTTGTAATGCTGGCTCAGGGCATAGACATCTACGGAACCGAACCAGGCCGCGCGGGCTTGGCCGACACGATCCTTGGCCTGCTGCCCCTCAGCCTGAGCCGCCAGGATCTGCGGGGATTGCGCTCCAATGACCTGTAAGACTTTAGAGAGACTCAATGTGGACTGGGCCTGTGCTGCGATCACAACAGTCGGACAGAACAGACCCCAGAGTGCCAACGGCACGAGCGATAATAGGCTGAGTCTCGCAGGGTGTCGAAGCCTTCTCAGGGATCTGGGGCACACGGAATATATCCTCATGAAGTCGGTCAACCTCGTCTTGACAAATGGTATTAGGGTCACGCTAATCTGTTTACCCGGGTGCAGCGCAACGTGCCAACGCATCTGTCGGCGCGTGCGCTCAGAGCCCCTGTCTACACTCTGATAACCGGCATCGCCAAAAGCCATCGACTTTTCGTGTATGGCAGCCGATTAACCTGCGTCACGTCATCGATCTGTGCTGAAGTTGCCACCACCGTGTGCACCAGCCCTGAGTTGGCATCAGCACCGATAGGCGCCTTCATGCCAAAGTGCCACGGGTTACTTTTCTTCGTCTGATGCATCTCGGGATCATGCTTGCCTTCTAGATTCTCGGTCGAGCTCGGCGCCTCGATGGTCGTCGCATCGACCAGCGTACCCTCCTTGAGCAGTAGGCCGCGCTCGGCCAAGGGTGGCGGAACTTAAGCAACGTTGTCACATCCGGCGCCTCCTCAAGGCTCAAAGCGATATCCACGAACCGGCGGATCACTTGGGTGTCATACACCGCGTCCTCGGCTCCTTCGTCCGATAGTCCAAAGCACTGCTGGGCAATATAGAGTCTGAGCGTCCGCTCCAGGCCGATCGGCGGACGACCCCGCCGGCCGCTCTTCGGATAGTGCGCCTCAAGCGCCTCGACCAGCGCCGCCCAGGGCACGAGCTGTTCCAGATCACCCAGAAACCGATCCCGGCGCGTGCGTTTCTTCTCGGCTTCATACTCCAACTCCAAAGCTCGACTGCATGGTATTGAACCCTCTACTGGGCGCTGGCTCATTACCTCAGACTCACAACTGTGGCGGTCAGTGGAGCGAATAAATCAGCGTGTCCTTGGTGGGTTAGGTTAACCAGCAGCTACGTGAGCGACGTGTCCGTCCAGCATCGAACTGCTTGGTTTTGTTCTTCACGTGTCTGTTTAAATATACGCATAACGCGATATAGCCGTGTGTGACCTATATCACCCAGGTAGACGAACGGAGATGGAAAGGGATGTGCGGTACGGAGAAGAACGCAAGCGTGGGATGATCACAGAGAAGCAAAACGCTAGCGCATGTGCCGATAGGCTGACTACTGGCTGCCTCGAAAAACCTCGCCACGCCAGCCCTCGGTAAAATTGCGTTATCCTGAACTGAACCGCGGCCTGCACCGATGAAGTCACGAAACGCCATCAAGACGGACCTGTTTTCAGACGAGCATCATCACCGGAAGATCGACTCGCTGGGCGATCCGCTGACCGAGATTGAATCTTACATCGACTTTGCGGCGTTGGCCGCTCAGGTTGATCGAGTGGCGCCATGGCCTGTGAGCACTCAGGGTGGCCGTCCCCCATACCCGTCGGAAACGATGGTTCGCATTCTGGTGTTGAAGCGCCTTTACAACTTCTCGGATGAGCAGATGGCATATCAATGGCCTGAGCGCATGAGCTACAAGCGCTTTTGTGGGCTGGCGAACGCCACGAACGTGCCTGATCGCACCACCGCGTGGACCTTTGAGCACCTGATCGGTGAAGCAGGTACGAAGGCGTCGTTCGACGGCGTCTCGGCACAGCTGCTCCAGAAGGGTTTCATCGCGGGTGGCGGTCAGATCATCGACGCGACGCTGGTGCCGGCGCCCAAGCAGCACAACAACCGGGGCGAGAAGGAACTGATCGGACAGGGCGCAATGACTCTGCCTCGTGGCGCCCGGCAAAGCGGCGCGAGAAGGACGTGGACGCCACCTGGACCAAGAAGCACAAGATCATTCGCCGGATCGAGGCCGATACGACCAGCACGTACGACAGCCAGCATTTCGACAACGTGTTCGATACGAACAATACGTGCCGCGACTTGTATGCCGATCGGGGCTATCCGTCCGAAGAGCGCGAAGACTGGCTGAAAGCGAACGGGTACCGCAACCAGATTCGGAGAAAGGGCAAACGCAACAAGCCGCTGTCGGAGCGCTAGCATCGGCGCATCGCCAAGACGCAGGCCACGCGTGGAGCAGGTGTTCGGCGGCATCGCTCAAATGGGCGGCAAGCTGATCCGCACCATTGGTCAGGCACGAGCGAACTTCGCCATGACCATGATGGCGGCCCGCTACAACCTTAAGCGGCTGGTCTATTTCGGAAAGTCCGCAGGAGCGCCTTTTGATGCCCGAAATGGATCGAATCGCCGGTGCCCGAGGCGATTCGAAGCAAAAAACGCGGCAGCACCGCCGAGAAAGCGGTGCTTTGCCGAAGCAGTTGAACCGAGTTCGGTCGCGTTCATCGTTGCGCGGCGGAATTCACCGAAAGCCTCGGGTTATTCGAGATGCCCTACTGGGAGATGCTTATGAAGATTTCGCTACGTAACTACTCAGTGAAAATAATTACAAAAAGTACTTGACAGGGTTTTTGGTAGTTTTTTTGAAAATATGGCGGCGCTGTAACGAGTGCGATTATTGGTCTCCGAAAGCGACAGAGGCGTAGTCTTCCTTGCGACATCACGCGAGGCACTGCCCCACCGTCAGTCAATTATTTTACGCCGCCAGATCGCCTTACAAACGAGAAAATTGGCACTTCAAAACCCGTGAGATAATAGCTTCATTACTTCTTTGGAGCAGTCTTGCGTGCGGATCGACGGCGTCGATATCGAGATCACCCTGGCACAGGTCAGGGCGCAACTGGAGCAGGAGAAAGACCTATCTCCGGCACTCCGCGCCAGTATCGAGATGATGCTCATGTTGTTCGTCGTGTTACTCAACCGTCTCGGGCTCAATAGCCGCAACAGCAGTCAGCCGCCGGCATCGGATCCCAATCGGCCACGCAGCCAGCGTGTGCGCTCAAGCCGACCTTCCGGTGGCCAGCCGGGGCACGTGGGCAAGACCTTGCGCCCGGTCGAGCATCCCGATGAGATCGAGGTCCTCAAGATCGATCGTCGTCGCTTGCCGAAAGGCTGCTATACCGAGGCGGGTTTCGAGACTCGCCAGGTTTTTGATATCGACATCAGCCGGATCGTGACCGAGTATCGGGCGCAGATCCTGGAGAATGAATCAGGCCAACGTTTTGTGGCTTCATTCCCGGAAGGGGTGGATAAGAAGGTGCAGTATGGTTCCGGCCTCAAGGCCCATGCCGTCTATCTGTCCCAATATCAGCTCTTGCCCTACAAGCGGATCCAGGATTACTTTGCCGATCAGTTGGGCATCCCTTTGAGCGATGGTTCACTGGTGAACTTCAATCGCGAGGCATTTACCCGCCTGGCGGCCTTTGAGGCGATCAGCAAAACGGCATTGGCCAAAGCCGTGTCCGCTCATGCCGACGAGACCGGGGTCAACATTGATGGCAAACGCCATTGGCTGCATGGTCTGTCCAATGCTGATTGGACGCATTATCAGGTCCACAGTAAGCGAGGCCAGGAGGCGATGGACGCGATCGGGATCCTGCCACGGTTCCGCGGTGTGCTGTGTCATGACCATTGGAAACCCTATTACCGTTATCGGGACTGCACCCATGCCCTGTGCAATGCCCACCACCTGCGCGAACTGGAACGAGCATTCGAGCAGGACGGACAACAATGGGCGGAAGCGATGGGCAAGCTGCTCAGAGAGATTCATCAGGCCGTCGAGAACGCTGGCGGCATCCTGCCGCTGACCGAGGCCAATGCTTACCGGCAGCGCTACCGAGATGTGCTCGAGGCGGGGCAACTGGAATGCCCTGAGCCGGAAAAACCACCCGACAACAAGCCTCGGGGGCGGATCAAGCGGAGCAAGGCCCGCAATCTGCTGGAGCGTCTGATGGCCTATGAAGACGATGTGCTGCGTTTCATGGTGGACGTCAATGTGCCGTTCACGAACAATCAGGCGGAGAACGATATCCGTATGACCAAAGTGCAGCAGAAGATCTCCGGCTGCTTCCGCAGCCTGGAGGGTGCCGCGATGTTTTGCCGCATACGGGGATATCTATCGACCTGCCGAAAGCAGGGGGTCACGGCTTCGGAGGCGTTGCGCCTAGTATTCGATCGCAAGCTACCGGCTTTTGCTCTGGCGATCTCTGAGAATTAGCTGAGTAGTTACGTAAAAGTTAACGAGCCCGATGAAAAGGGTCTCTATATGACCGTCGTCGCTTCTCATGGTGACAAGCATTTCAGTGTTGCGTTGCTGGAAAGTTGTGCAACTGAAAATGTGATTTACAAAATGC
Proteins encoded in this window:
- a CDS encoding IS5 family transposase, with translation MRGADIHQDGLFSTVSPEQRVPKDHPLRPIRRMVDQALKELDADFDALYAHMGRDSIPPEKLLRAQLLMAFYTIRSERLLVEQIDYNLLFRWFVGFSMDDPVWHHSTFTKNRDRLLAGDVARTFFARVLDQARAADLLSSEHFSVDGTLIEALASHKSYRPRDEDAPPSGGGRNPTVDFRGQKRCRETHVSRTDPDALLYRKSEGTTAKLSYLGHLLMENRHGLIVESQTSQATGTAEREAGVELVDALGGSHRITLGADKNYDTQGFVAAMRGRNVTPHVAQNTAGRRSAIDGRTIGHPGYRTSLTIRKRIEECFGWLKTIAGLRKSRFVGREKLDFQFVLSAAAYNLVRMRNLGLAAC
- a CDS encoding TolC family protein produces the protein MPLALWGLFCPTVVIAAQAQSTLSLSKVLQVIGAQSPQILAAQAEGQQAKDRVGQARAAWFGSVDVYALSQHYNDPRLTRPITYPPNVANYPFASDQFGYGVNVSLPLDFSLKIAAEVDAARAGAQAARWNADDARLHALLNGAALYRDLQALDGRLAALGSQLTALTASVNVAKAGVRAGTFSKLKRLRVEAALAGC
- the tnpC gene encoding IS66 family transposase, with protein sequence MRIDGVDIEITLAQVRAQLEQEKDLSPALRASIEMMLMLFVVLLNRLGLNSRNSSQPPASDPNRPRSQRVRSSRPSGGQPGHVGKTLRPVEHPDEIEVLKIDRRRLPKGCYTEAGFETRQVFDIDISRIVTEYRAQILENESGQRFVASFPEGVDKKVQYGSGLKAHAVYLSQYQLLPYKRIQDYFADQLGIPLSDGSLVNFNREAFTRLAAFEAISKTALAKAVSAHADETGVNIDGKRHWLHGLSNADWTHYQVHSKRGQEAMDAIGILPRFRGVLCHDHWKPYYRYRDCTHALCNAHHLRELERAFEQDGQQWAEAMGKLLREIHQAVENAGGILPLTEANAYRQRYRDVLEAGQLECPEPEKPPDNKPRGRIKRSKARNLLERLMAYEDDVLRFMVDVNVPFTNNQAENDIRMTKVQQKISGCFRSLEGAAMFCRIRGYLSTCRKQGVTASEALRLVFDRKLPAFALAISEN